One Dermacentor andersoni chromosome 6, qqDerAnde1_hic_scaffold, whole genome shotgun sequence genomic window carries:
- the LOC140218761 gene encoding uncharacterized protein isoform X1: protein MRGTQAPALFLLLVTFAWDSLRASNITALPKLCDMRKDMMRHFFTCAYKILQKDVVTLLKYKYKRFFKGRDVVDSIADMCPDAWPMLNNNVPLTVMQVKDEDKPFTEHALWICMNATRYMMAH, encoded by the exons ATGCGTGGCACGCAAGCGCCTGCCCTGTTCCTGCTTCTGGTGACCTTCGCGTGGGACTCGCTGCGAGCATCGAACATAACTGCGCTGCCGAAGCTCTGCG ATATGCGAAAGGACATGATGCGGCACTTCTTTACATGCGCGTACAAGATTCTTCAGAAGGAT GTGGTTACCCTACTCAAATATAAGTACAAGCGTTTTTTCAAGGGGCGTGATGTGGTGGATAGCATTGCAGACATGTGCCCCGATGCTTGGCCCATGCTCAACAACAAC GTGCCCCTGACTGTGATGCAAGTGAAG GACGAAGACAAGCCGTTCACCGAACATGCTCTCTGGATATGCATGAACGCTACTCGCTACATGATGGCGCACTGA
- the LOC140218761 gene encoding uncharacterized protein isoform X2, with product MRGTQAPALFLLLVTFAWDSLRASNITALPKLCDMRKDMMRHFFTCAYKILQKDVVTLLKYKYKRFFKGRDVVDSIADMCPDAWPMLNNNVPLTVMQVKCF from the exons ATGCGTGGCACGCAAGCGCCTGCCCTGTTCCTGCTTCTGGTGACCTTCGCGTGGGACTCGCTGCGAGCATCGAACATAACTGCGCTGCCGAAGCTCTGCG ATATGCGAAAGGACATGATGCGGCACTTCTTTACATGCGCGTACAAGATTCTTCAGAAGGAT GTGGTTACCCTACTCAAATATAAGTACAAGCGTTTTTTCAAGGGGCGTGATGTGGTGGATAGCATTGCAGACATGTGCCCCGATGCTTGGCCCATGCTCAACAACAAC GTGCCCCTGACTGTGATGCAAGTGAAG TGCTTCTAA